One genomic window of Halobellus limi includes the following:
- a CDS encoding cryptochrome/photolyase family protein, with translation MQIHWHRRDLRPADNRALAVAAGGAPPDDPGAPEGEEQSGEPTPVEDLGPVVPLFVFDDAVLEHAGDARVRYLLDALAELRAWYRERGSDLVVARGDPVEVLPELAAEYDAERVVWNRDYSGLARERDAGVRRALDEVDVDRASFHDAIFHEPGSITTNDGEHYSVYTYFWKKWRDREKPDPLPAPDADALAAVDGGDLPSITGLGFEEPEADVQRAGTDAARDRLETFCADGIYRYDEDRDYPTRDGVSRLSTDLKFGTIGIREVYAATADARERAAAEEAESVEEFQSQLAWREFYTHVLFFNPGVVSENFREYENDIEWRNDPDELDAWKRGETGYPIVDAGMRQLKAEAYIHNRVRMIVASFLTKDLRVDWREGYDHFREFLADHDTANDNGGWQWAASTGTDAQPYFRIFNPMTQGERYDPDAEYIKKYVPELRDVDPELIHGWHELSPTQRARTAGDYPEPIVDHGERREAALAMFEAARGEE, from the coding sequence ACCGGGCGCTGGCGGTCGCGGCCGGCGGGGCGCCTCCGGACGATCCCGGCGCCCCCGAAGGGGAAGAGCAGAGCGGCGAGCCGACCCCCGTCGAGGACCTGGGGCCCGTCGTTCCCCTGTTCGTCTTCGACGACGCCGTCCTCGAACACGCCGGCGACGCCCGCGTGCGGTATCTGCTCGACGCGCTCGCGGAACTGCGCGCGTGGTACCGCGAGCGCGGCTCGGACCTCGTCGTCGCCCGCGGCGATCCCGTCGAGGTCCTCCCGGAACTGGCCGCCGAGTACGACGCCGAGCGGGTCGTCTGGAACCGGGATTACTCGGGACTCGCCCGCGAGCGCGACGCCGGGGTGCGCCGGGCACTCGACGAGGTCGACGTCGACCGGGCGTCGTTCCACGACGCGATCTTCCACGAACCCGGGTCGATCACGACCAACGACGGCGAGCACTACTCGGTGTACACGTACTTCTGGAAGAAGTGGCGGGACAGAGAGAAGCCCGACCCGCTTCCGGCGCCCGACGCCGACGCGCTCGCTGCCGTCGACGGCGGCGATCTGCCGAGCATCACGGGACTGGGGTTCGAGGAACCCGAAGCCGATGTGCAGAGGGCTGGAACCGACGCGGCCCGCGACCGGCTCGAAACGTTCTGCGCGGACGGGATCTACCGTTACGACGAGGACCGGGACTATCCGACCCGCGACGGCGTCTCCCGCCTCTCGACGGACCTGAAGTTCGGCACGATCGGGATTCGTGAGGTGTACGCGGCGACCGCCGACGCGAGAGAGCGCGCCGCGGCCGAGGAGGCCGAGTCGGTCGAGGAGTTCCAGTCGCAACTCGCCTGGCGGGAGTTCTACACGCACGTGCTCTTTTTCAATCCGGGGGTCGTCTCAGAGAACTTCCGGGAGTACGAGAACGACATCGAGTGGCGGAACGACCCCGACGAGTTGGACGCGTGGAAACGCGGCGAAACCGGCTATCCGATCGTCGACGCGGGGATGCGGCAGCTGAAAGCGGAGGCGTACATACACAACCGCGTCCGGATGATCGTCGCCTCGTTTCTCACGAAGGACCTCCGGGTCGACTGGCGGGAGGGCTACGACCACTTCAGGGAGTTCCTGGCCGATCACGACACCGCCAACGACAACGGCGGCTGGCAGTGGGCGGCCTCGACGGGGACGGACGCCCAACCGTACTTCCGCATCTTCAACCCGATGACCCAGGGCGAGCGCTACGACCCCGACGCCGAGTACATCAAAAAGTACGTGCCGGAACTCCGCGACGTCGACCCCGAACTCATCCACGGGTGGCACGAACTGTCGCCGACGCAGCGCGCGCGAACGGCCGGGGACTACCCCGAACCGATCGTCGATCACGGCGAGCGGCGGGAGGCTGCGCTCGCGATGTTCGAGGCCGCCCGAGGGGAGGAGTGA
- the sod gene encoding superoxide dismutase — translation MSYELDPLPYDYDALEPHISEQVLTWHHDTHHQGYVNGWNAAEETLEENREAGDFSSSAGAIRNVTHNGSGHILHDLFWNSMSPEGGDEPTGALADRIEEDFGSYEAWKGEFEAAASAAGGWALLVYDSFSNQLRNVVVDKHDQGALWGSHPVLALDVWEHSYYHDYGPARGDFVENFFEVVDWEEPSARYEQAVELFE, via the coding sequence ATGAGCTACGAACTCGATCCCCTTCCGTACGACTACGACGCCCTCGAACCGCACATCTCCGAACAGGTCCTCACGTGGCATCACGACACGCACCACCAGGGCTACGTGAACGGCTGGAACGCGGCCGAGGAGACGCTCGAAGAGAACCGCGAGGCGGGCGACTTCTCCTCTTCGGCCGGCGCGATCCGGAACGTGACCCACAACGGTAGCGGTCACATCCTCCACGACCTCTTCTGGAACTCGATGTCGCCGGAGGGCGGCGACGAGCCGACCGGCGCGCTCGCGGACCGAATCGAGGAGGACTTCGGCTCCTACGAGGCCTGGAAGGGCGAGTTCGAGGCCGCGGCGTCCGCCGCAGGCGGCTGGGCGCTCCTCGTCTACGACTCGTTCTCGAACCAGCTGCGCAACGTGGTCGTCGACAAGCACGACCAGGGCGCGCTCTGGGGCAGCCACCCGGTGCTCGCGCTGGACGTCTGGGAGCACTCCTACTACCACGACTACGGTCCGGCCCGCGGCGACTTCGTCGAGAACTTCTTCGAGGTCGTCGACTGGGAGGAGCCCAGCGCCCGCTACGAGCAGGCTGTCGAACTCTTCGAGTAA